The proteins below come from a single Microtus ochrogaster isolate Prairie Vole_2 chromosome 8, MicOch1.0, whole genome shotgun sequence genomic window:
- the Lmo1 gene encoding rhombotin-1 isoform X2, whose protein sequence is MVLDQEDGVPMLSVQPKGKQKGCAGCNRKIKDRYLLKALDKYWHEDCLKCACCDCRLGEVGSTLYTKANLILCRRDYLRLFGTTGNCAACSKLIPAFEMVMRARDNVYHLDCFACQLCNQRFCVGDKFFLKNNMILCQMDYEEGQLNGTFESQVQ, encoded by the exons GTGTGCCGATGCTCTCCGTCCAACCTAAAGGGAAGCAGAAGGGCTGTGCAGGCTGCAACCGCAAGATCAAGGACAGGTACCTGCTGAAGGCGCTGGACAAGTACTGGCATGAGGACTGCCTCAAGTGTGCCTGCTGTGACTGCCGCCTGGGCGAGGTGGGCTCCACGCTCTACACCAAGGCCAACCTCATCTTGTGCAGGCGTGACTACCTGAG GCTTTTTGGCACCACAGGAAACTGCGCTGCCTGCAGCAAGCTGATCCCAGCTTTCGAGATGGTGATGCGAGCCCGAGACAATGTGTATCACCTTGACTGCTTCGCCTGCCAGCTCTGCAATCAGAG ATTTTGCGTGGGAGACAAATTCTTTCTGAAGAACAACATGATCTTGTGTCAGATGGACTATGAGGAGGGGCAGCTCAATGGCACCTTTGAATCCCAGGTTCAGTAA
- the Lmo1 gene encoding rhombotin-1 isoform X1 yields MMVLDKEDGVPMLSVQPKGKQKGCAGCNRKIKDRYLLKALDKYWHEDCLKCACCDCRLGEVGSTLYTKANLILCRRDYLRLFGTTGNCAACSKLIPAFEMVMRARDNVYHLDCFACQLCNQRFCVGDKFFLKNNMILCQMDYEEGQLNGTFESQVQ; encoded by the exons GTGTGCCGATGCTCTCCGTCCAACCTAAAGGGAAGCAGAAGGGCTGTGCAGGCTGCAACCGCAAGATCAAGGACAGGTACCTGCTGAAGGCGCTGGACAAGTACTGGCATGAGGACTGCCTCAAGTGTGCCTGCTGTGACTGCCGCCTGGGCGAGGTGGGCTCCACGCTCTACACCAAGGCCAACCTCATCTTGTGCAGGCGTGACTACCTGAG GCTTTTTGGCACCACAGGAAACTGCGCTGCCTGCAGCAAGCTGATCCCAGCTTTCGAGATGGTGATGCGAGCCCGAGACAATGTGTATCACCTTGACTGCTTCGCCTGCCAGCTCTGCAATCAGAG ATTTTGCGTGGGAGACAAATTCTTTCTGAAGAACAACATGATCTTGTGTCAGATGGACTATGAGGAGGGGCAGCTCAATGGCACCTTTGAATCCCAGGTTCAGTAA